One Aegilops tauschii subsp. strangulata cultivar AL8/78 chromosome 7, Aet v6.0, whole genome shotgun sequence genomic window carries:
- the LOC141027922 gene encoding protein STRICTOSIDINE SYNTHASE-LIKE 10-like yields MGCGMSRLLKATVALVILVLLFMPGAMAAAAASFDASRTQQLPLPHGEVHGPESVAFDAQGRGPYSVSDGRILRSNGPKLGWTTYAYGPGYDSETCTTSRFGTEADIESRCGRPLGLRFNEKTGDLYVADACKGLMRVPPGGGEATVLADQIDGMPLRFTNGVDVDQVTGQVYFTHSSMNYDRSEHEMVTKTGDSTGRLMMYDPRTSDVIMLQPRMTYPNGVSLSTDRTHLVVASTGPCKLLRHWIRGVDAGKSEPFADLPGYPDNVRPDRKGGYWVALHREKNELPFGRDSHLLAVRVGADGKIVEQMRGSKKVRPTEIMERDDGKLYLGSVELPYVGVVKRK; encoded by the coding sequence ATGGGCTGCGGCATGAGCCGCCTCCTCAAGGCCACCGTCGCTCTCGTCATACTCGTCCTTCTCTTCATGCCCGGGGCcatggcagccgccgccgcaagcttcgaCGCCTCCCGGACACAGCAGCTGCCCCTGCCGCACGGAGAAGTGCACGGGCCGGAGAGCGTCGCCTTCGACGCTCAGGGCCGAGGCCCGTACAGCGTATCCGACGGCCGTATCCTGAGATCGAATGGGCCCAAGCTCGGCTGGACAACATACGCCTACGGACCAGGCTACGACAGCGAAACGTGCACGACATCCAGGTTTGGCACGGAGGCGGACATAGAGAGCCGCTGCGGCCGCCCGCTTGGCCTGCGCTTCAACGAGAAAACGGGCGACCTCTACGTGGCCGATGCGTGCAAAGGGCTTATGCGTGTGCCGCCCGGCGGTGGGGAGGCCACCGTGTTGGCCGACCAGATTGATGGCATGCCGTTGCGCTTCACCAACGGGGTTGACGTCGATCAAGTCACCGGTCAAGTCTACTTCACCCACAGCTCGATGAACTACGACAGGTCTGAACACGAGATGGTCACCAAGACGGGGGACTCCACAGGCCGCCTCATGATGTATGATCCACGAACATCGGACGTCATCATGCTCCAACCTAGGATGACATACCCGAACGGTGTCTCGCTCAGCACCGACCGCACGCACCTCGTGGTCGCATCTACCGGCCCATGCAAGCTGCTGAGGCACTGGATAAGAGGGGTCGACGCGGGCAAGTCCGAGCCATTTGCCGACCTGCCGGGCTACCCAGATAATGTCAGGCCCGACAGGAAAGGAGGTTATTGGGTGGCGTTGCACCGTGAGAAGAATGAGTTGCCTTTTGGCCGTGATAGCCATCTTCTTGCTGTCAGGGTCGGGGCCGATGGGAAGATAGTCGAGCAGATGAGAGGGTCAAAGAAAGTCAGGCCAACCGAGATCATGGAAAGAGATGACGGCAAACTCTACCTGGGTTCGGTGGAGCTTCCTTATGTCGGCGTAGTAAAAAGGAAGTAG
- the LOC141026770 gene encoding protein STRICTOSIDINE SYNTHASE-LIKE 10-like, translating to MCNPRTSNVTVLRSGLAFPNGMAVTLLLRHWLHAPTAGETEVLAELPRYPDNVHPDRGDQGWVLGGLEPKKAVGIERYHGELHEGRQGCRHRRCQELQGGRGAAGFSDSTVSEVVERNGLLWIGSVDTPYVRLFKFASL from the exons ATGTGCAACCCGCGGACCAGCAATGTCACCGTGCTCAGGTCCGGCCTGGCCTTCCCCAACGGCATGGCTGTGACTCT ACTGCTTCGTCACTGGCTGCACGCACCTACGGCGGGGGAAACGGAGGTGCTTGCCGAGCTGCCGCGGTACCCGGACAACGTGCACCCCGACAGAGGAGACCAGGGATGGGTACTGGGTGGGCTTGAACCGAAAAAAGCAGTGGGAATAGAACGGTACCATGGCGAACTCCATGAGGGCCGTCAGGGTTGTCGTCACCGGAGATGTCAAGAACTGCAGGGTGGCCGTGGCGCTGCGGGGTTCAGCGACTCCACGGTGAGCGAGGTGGTGGAGAGGAACGGGTTGCTGTGGATCGGCTCCGTTGACACGCCCTACGTCCGTCTCTTCAAGTTTGCATCTCTCTAG
- the LOC141026771 gene encoding protein STRICTOSIDINE SYNTHASE-LIKE 10-like, with the protein MGCSMSRLLKATVALVILVLLFMPGAMAAAAASFDASGAQQLPLPPGEVHGPESAPSTLRAEAPTAAFGTEADIESRCGRPLGLRFNQKTGDLYVADAYKGLMRVPPGGGKATVLVDQIDGMPLRFTNGVDVDQVTGQVYFTHSSMNYDRSEHEMVTKTGDAMGRLMMYDPRTSDATVLQPRMTYPNGVALSADRTHLVVASTGPCKLLRHWIKGVDTGKSEPFADLPGYPDNVMPDRKGGYWVALHRERNELPFGRDSHLLAVRVAADGKIVEEMRGPKKVRPTEIMERDDGKLYLGSVELPYVGVVKRK; encoded by the exons ATGGGGTGCAGCATGAGCCGCCTCCTCAAGGCCACCGTCGCACTGGTCATACTCGTCCTTCTCTTCATGCCCGGGGCcatggcagccgccgccgcaagcttcgaCGCCTCCGGGGCACAGCAGCTGCCCCTGCCGCCCGGAGAAGTGCACGGGCCAGAGAGCGCGCCTTCGACGCTCAGGGCCGAGGCCCCTACAGCGGC GTTTGGCACGGAGGCGGACATAGAGAGCCGCTGCGGCCGCCCGCTTGGTCTGCGCTTCAACCAGAAAACGGGTGACCTCTACGTGGCCGATGCGTACAAAGGGCTTATGCGTGTGCCGCCCGGCGGAGGGAAAGCCACTGTGTTGGTCGACCAGATTGATGGCATGCCGCTGCGCTTCACCAACGGGGTTGACGTCGATCAAGTCACCGGTCAAGTCTACTTCACCCACAGTTCAATGAACTACGACAGGTCAGAACACGAGATGGTCACCAAGACCGGGGACGCCATGGGCCGCCTCATGATGTATGATCCACGAACATCGGACGCCACCGTGCTCCAACCAAGGATGACATACCCGAACGGCGTCGCGCTCAGCGCCGACCGCACGCACCTCGTGGTCGCATCTACTGGCCCGTGCAAGCTGCTGAGGCACTGGATCAAAGGGGTTGACACGGGCAAGTCCGAGCCTTTTGCCGACCTGCCGGGCTACCCAGATAACGTCATGCCCGATAGGAAAGGAGGTTACTGGGTGGCGTTGCACCGTGAGAGAAATGAGTTGCCCTTTGGTCGTGATAGCCATCTTCTTGCTGTGAGGGTCGCTGCTGACGGGAAGATAGTCGAGGAGATGAGAGGGCCAAAAAAAGTCAGGCCAACCGAGATCATGGAAAGAGATGACGGCAAGCTATACTTGGGCTCGGTGGAGCTTCCTTATGTCGGCGTAGTAAAAAGGAAGTAG
- the LOC141026373 gene encoding protein STRICTOSIDINE SYNTHASE-LIKE 10-like, with product MGCSMSRLLKATVALVILVLLFMPGAMAAAAASFDASRAQQLPLPPGEVHGPESVAFDAQGRGPYSGVSDGRILRWNGPKLGWTTYAYGPGYDSETCTTSRFGTEADIESRCGRPLGLRFNQKTGDLYVADAYKGLMRVPPGGGKATVLVDQIDGMPLRFTNGVDVDQVTGQVYFTHSSMNYDRSEHEMVTKTGDSTGRLMMYDPRTSDATVLQPRMTYPNGVALSADRTHLVVASTGPCKLLRHWIKGVDTGKSEPFADLPGYPDNVRPDRKGGYWVALHRERNELPFGRDSHLLAVRVAADGKIVEEMRGPKKVRPTEIMERDDGKLYLGSVELPYVGVVKRK from the coding sequence cgaCGCCTCCCGGGCACAGCAGCTGCCCCTGCCGCCCGGAGAAGTGCACGGGCCAGAGAGCGTCGCCTTCGACGCTCAGGGCCGAGGCCCCTACAGCGGCGTCTCCGACGGCCGCATCCTGAGGTGGAACGGGCCCAAGCTCGGCTGGACAACATACGCCTACGGACCAGGCTACGACAGCGAAACGTGCACGACATCCAGGTTTGGCACGGAGGCGGACATAGAGAGCCGCTGCGGCCGCCCGCTTGGTCTGCGCTTCAACCAGAAAACGGGTGACCTCTACGTGGCCGATGCGTACAAAGGGCTTATGCGTGTGCCGCCCGGCGGCGGGAAAGCCACCGTGTTGGTCGACCAGATTGATGGCATGCCGCTGCGCTTCACCAACGGGGTTGACGTCGATCAAGTCACCGGTCAAGTCTACTTCACCCACAGTTCAATGAACTACGACAGGTCAGAACACGAGATGGTCACCAAGACGGGGGACTCCACGGGCCGCCTCATGATGTATGATCCACGAACATCGGACGCCACCGTGCTCCAACCAAGGATGACATACCCGAACGGCGTCGCGCTCAGCGCCGACCGCACGCACCTCGTGGTCGCATCTACTGGCCCGTGCAAGCTGCTGAGGCACTGGATCAAAGGGGTTGACACGGGCAAGTCCGAGCCTTTTGCCGACCTGCCGGGCTACCCAGATAACGTCAGGCCCGATAGGAAAGGAGGTTACTGGGTGGCGTTGCACCGTGAGAGAAATGAGTTGCCCTTTGGTCGTGATAGCCATCTTCTTGCTGTGAGGGTCGCTGCTGACGGGAAGATAGTCGAGGAGATGAGAGGGCCAAAAAAAGTCAGGCCAACCGAGATCATGGAAAGAGATGACGGCAAGCTATACTTGGGCTCGGTGGAGCTTCCTTATGTCGGCGTAGTAAAAAGGAAGTAG